In Desulfoferula mesophila, the genomic window CCCCGAGTCGGTGGCCGCCTCCGCTCCGGCGGTGGGCCTTTCCCCACCCCGGGGGCTGACCAGGACCTCCCGCTACACCAGCCTGATTCGCGGGCTCTACAAGGTGTTGGTGGACGAGGCCGCCTCCCTGGAGGACGAGCGCCAAAGGGCGCTGAAGCTCATGAAGGAAGTCAACCAGGACATCGCGGCCTTCGAGGCCAACCACGACCTGATGATGCTGGCCAGCTACCTGCGCTCGCTAAGCCCGGAAACCCTGCAAAAGCGCAAGATCCTGGGGGTAAACTTCACGGCCCAGGAAAAGGCGCTCTCCGCCGCGGCCCTTTCCTTCCGGCAGCTCAGGGCCAAGGATCTGAGCCTGGACGCCCCCCTGCCCAAGCCCAAACCAGTTTCCCAGGTCATGGAAGAAGTAAGCGGGCTGCTCAAGCAGTCGCTGAAACGCAATCCCCAGGCCGGCAAGGATTTCTTTTGAAGCATCCCGCTTGCGGCCCGCCGGGCCGATCTGCTATTGCTGAGTAGCTCGCATCCTGCCTAGGGAGGTACATGGCCAAGGCGCGCCACAAGGTTAAAAGCTTGTCCCAAGCGGTGGGCGAATTGGTGCGCCCCGGCGACAGCGTGGCCCTTTCCGCCGCCCTGGAGGGCTGCATCCCCTACGCCGCGGCCCATGAGATCATCCGCCAGGGCATCGGGCCTCTCACCCTGGTGGCCCCCATCAGCAACATCAGCATCGACCAGATGATCGGCGCCGGCCTGGCGGAGCGGGTCATCGCCGCCTGGGTGGGCAACGTGAGCACCGGCATCGGCTACAACTACCGCCGGGCGGTGGAACAGGGTCTGCCCCGGCCCCTGGAGGTGCTGGACCACAGCAACTTCTCCATCACCCTGGCCCTGGAGGCCGGAGGCCGGGGCCTGCCCATGGCCGTGGGACGCTCGCCCATGGGCAGCGACATGGCCCTGAACAACCCTCAGTTCAAAAGCTTCTCCTGCCCCCACTCCGGCCAGAAGCTCCTGGCCATCCAGGCGCTCAACCCCGACGTGGCCCTGCTCCACGTGCAGCGGGCCGACGCCCAGGGCAACTGCCAGGCCTGGGGGGCCAGCGGTTTCGCCAGGCAGGCGGCCATGGCCAGCCGCCGGGTGCTCATAACCTGCGAAGAGGTGGTGGACAGCGAGGTGATCCGCCGCGACCCGGACCGCACTCTGGTGCCGGGGCTGTTGGTGGACGCGGTGTGCGAGGTGCCCTGGGGGGCCCATCCCGCCCCGGTGCAGGGATACTACGACCTGGACAACCAGTTCTACCTGGACTATGCGGCCGCCACCCGCGAGCCCGCCGGGGCCCGGGCCTGGCAAACCGAGTGGGTGGACGGGCTGGAAGGCCGCGAGGCCTACGTGGCCAAGCTGGGCGGCGAGCGCCTGCGCTCGCTCATGGTGAGCCACAGCCGCCCCAGCGCGCCGTTGGAGTACGGCTGGTGACGGACTACACCCCGGCCGAGATCATGGTGACCGCCGCCGCCCGGCAGATACGCGACGGCGAGGTGGTGTTCGTGGGCATGCGCCTGCCGCTGTTGGCCTTCATGCTGGCCAAAGAGACCCACGCGCCCCATGCCCTGGGCCTTTTTGAAAACGGGGTGCTGCGCGACCAACCGGCCACCGCGCCCATCATCACCATGGGCGACGCGCCCAACCAGTGCGGGGCGCTCAAGGTCTGCGGCCTGGACGAGGTGATGAGCCTGCTCTCGGGCGGGCGGGTGGATCTGGGTTTCATCGGCGGGGCCCAGGTGGACCAGTGGGGTAACGTGAACACCCATCTGGCCCCCAAGCCGGACGGTAGGGCGGTGCGCCTGCCCGGCTCGGGCGGCGGGGCGGACATCGCCTGCCTGGCCGGCCGCCTGCTCATCATCATGAATCACGAGCGCCGCCGCCTGGTGCCCCAGGTGGACTATGTCACCTCCCCCGGCTGGGGGCCCCATCCCGGCTGGCGCGAGGAGCAGGGGCTCACCCGGGGCGGGCCGGCCGCCCTGATCACCTCCCTGGGGGTGTTCAGCTTTCCCCGGGGACGGGCCGAGTTGAGCTCGGTGCACCCGGGGGTGAACCCGGAACAGGTGGCCCGGGAAACCGGTTGGGAGCTGACCCAGGCGCCCGGGCTGGGAACCACCCCGGAGCCCACGGACCGGGAACTGGCCATAATCAGGCGCTTTGATCCCAACCGGTTCTGGACCGCCTGATTTTTTTGGGGTTGACAATTTTGGGGCGCTGACCTATCGTCACAAAATAGCTACAAATTAGTCATTTTGTAGCATAGATTCTTGGACGATTCGCACCAGGATCAGGGCCCCAACCCCAAAACCGCCGAGGCCTCAGGAGCATGAGCGAAACTGAAAATGCAGCCCGCCGGAAGCGTTCCGGAGCCGAGGAAAAAGCCTCCGATGCCCGTCACAAGGCCAAGTTCGAGGTCTATGGCGAGGAGATGATCGAAAAGGAGGTCAAGCAAAGCGGCAATTCCGGCAGGGTATACCTGCCCCCGGAGTGGGTTGGCAAAAACGTAAAAATCATCCGCATTGATTAAAGGCGAGGCGACAAGTGCCCTTGAATCTGCGCCCCATGACTCAAGAGGACCTTAGCGAGGTCCAACGCATTCAGGCCCGCATCACCCGGCAGCCGGTTCCCCAACCCTGGATGGACATGCTGGCCGAGCATGTGGACAATACCTACCGCCTGGGCTACGTGGCCGAGGAAAGCGGCGCGGTGCTGGGTTTCATCCTGGGTGAGATCAAAATCGGCGGTTTCGGCACCGAGCTGTCCGGCTGGCTGGAGCTGGTGGGGGTGGAGCCCAACCACATGGGCTCGGGCATGGGCGCGGCCCTGGTGGAAGCCCTGTTCAACGCCCTCCGGGAGCGGGGCGTGCAGGAAATCTACACCGCGGTGCGCTGGGACTCCGGCGACATGCTGGCCTTTTTCAAGAAGCTGGGCTTTGACCAAAGCGCCTTCATCAACCTTCGCCTGAAAGACTGACCCCCCGTCAACGCGCGGCCCCGGAGCCCCCGTCGGGGCCCGGCTTCGTTTGTGCGCCAAGCATCGGCCCCCGCCGCGTGGCGGCGGTCTTTTCAGCCTGCCCCCCAAACCGGCCAACCCGGGTGGGCAATCAGTATAACCAATAGATAATTAAGTAATTATTCAGCCATTCCCTTGGGGAGGCGGAGTGAATTTGTTTGTTTTGTTATGTCATAAATGACATACTTCATTTGCTATGTCAAAAATGACATATTTTTTTGAAGACTAATATGGAAGGTAATTTCCTGTAATTATTGATTATTGAAGTTTGCACCCGCCGAGCGCCCCTGACGGGGAAAAAATTCCGGTTGACATCCCCCGCGAGCCCTCTATAAAGTCACATTATAGCTACAATCTAGTTGTTTTGTAGCGCTGATGTAACTGCTTTGTAGCTATCGGAAAGGACAATGCCAAGGCCGAACCGGCCGACGCGCCGCCAAGTCACTCAAGGGAAGAAAACGACATGGAACCCAAACGAAACCCAGCCAAGCGGCCCGGCCTAGCGGGGCCAAACGCCGCCCAAAAGCCCGGCGGCTTC contains:
- a CDS encoding CoA transferase subunit A; this translates as MAKARHKVKSLSQAVGELVRPGDSVALSAALEGCIPYAAAHEIIRQGIGPLTLVAPISNISIDQMIGAGLAERVIAAWVGNVSTGIGYNYRRAVEQGLPRPLEVLDHSNFSITLALEAGGRGLPMAVGRSPMGSDMALNNPQFKSFSCPHSGQKLLAIQALNPDVALLHVQRADAQGNCQAWGASGFARQAAMASRRVLITCEEVVDSEVIRRDPDRTLVPGLLVDAVCEVPWGAHPAPVQGYYDLDNQFYLDYAAATREPAGARAWQTEWVDGLEGREAYVAKLGGERLRSLMVSHSRPSAPLEYGW
- a CDS encoding CoA-transferase subunit beta; its protein translation is MTDYTPAEIMVTAAARQIRDGEVVFVGMRLPLLAFMLAKETHAPHALGLFENGVLRDQPATAPIITMGDAPNQCGALKVCGLDEVMSLLSGGRVDLGFIGGAQVDQWGNVNTHLAPKPDGRAVRLPGSGGGADIACLAGRLLIIMNHERRRLVPQVDYVTSPGWGPHPGWREEQGLTRGGPAALITSLGVFSFPRGRAELSSVHPGVNPEQVARETGWELTQAPGLGTTPEPTDRELAIIRRFDPNRFWTA
- a CDS encoding DUF2080 family transposase-associated protein: MSETENAARRKRSGAEEKASDARHKAKFEVYGEEMIEKEVKQSGNSGRVYLPPEWVGKNVKIIRID
- a CDS encoding GNAT family N-acetyltransferase, translated to MPLNLRPMTQEDLSEVQRIQARITRQPVPQPWMDMLAEHVDNTYRLGYVAEESGAVLGFILGEIKIGGFGTELSGWLELVGVEPNHMGSGMGAALVEALFNALRERGVQEIYTAVRWDSGDMLAFFKKLGFDQSAFINLRLKD